The following coding sequences are from one Desulfonatronum sp. SC1 window:
- a CDS encoding glycosyltransferase family 4 protein, translating to MTSENPSHSSLDILLLAPHPFYQERGTPMAVDMLLGVLSRRGLRTALATFAEGEERAYPHVAIHRIADLPLVGRGIAPGLSLKKLVCDVFLFGKAFKIVRKTRPRLIHAVEESVFMALVFRTLFKIPYIYDMDSSMSLQIIQKKPLLKPLGPFFRWIEGLAIRRALMVIPVCNALADVARASGAARVRVLCDVSMLSASTSCTLPKETLGESPGEPSRAVPDLRCRYAITGTCFMYVGNLERYQGIDLLLESLAIALQTDPNLDMVIVGGRSQDIANYQERCRELGIAARVHFTGHLSVAMLHPLLQQADAVVSPRISGENTPMKIYSYLDSGRPILATDLLTHTQVLTPEVAELVHPDAPSMAAGMLRLSSDAEHRQRLARTAKELAACDYSPVAFERNLNAIYDDILGRLEESDPPSASPRHPLTKHTPTP from the coding sequence ATGACTTCTGAAAACCCTTCTCACTCCTCGCTGGATATCCTCCTGCTCGCCCCGCATCCCTTTTACCAGGAGCGGGGCACGCCCATGGCCGTGGACATGCTCCTGGGCGTCCTCAGCCGCCGCGGTCTGCGGACCGCCCTTGCGACCTTCGCCGAAGGCGAAGAACGGGCCTATCCTCATGTCGCAATCCATCGGATTGCGGATCTGCCGCTGGTGGGGCGCGGGATCGCCCCCGGGTTGTCGTTGAAAAAACTGGTTTGCGATGTTTTCCTTTTCGGCAAGGCCTTCAAGATCGTCCGAAAAACCAGGCCTCGCTTGATCCATGCCGTGGAAGAATCGGTTTTCATGGCTCTGGTGTTCCGGACCCTCTTCAAGATTCCGTATATTTATGATATGGACTCCTCCATGTCGTTGCAGATCATCCAAAAAAAGCCTCTACTCAAACCGCTGGGGCCGTTTTTTCGCTGGATTGAAGGCCTGGCCATCCGCAGGGCCTTGATGGTGATTCCCGTCTGCAATGCCCTTGCCGACGTCGCCCGTGCCTCCGGGGCAGCCCGTGTCCGGGTGCTTTGCGACGTTTCCATGCTCTCCGCCTCCACGAGCTGCACTCTTCCCAAGGAAACGCTCGGAGAAAGCCCCGGTGAACCTTCCAGGGCCGTCCCGGACCTGCGCTGTCGCTACGCCATCACGGGAACCTGTTTCATGTACGTCGGCAACCTGGAGCGGTACCAGGGAATTGACCTGCTCCTGGAATCCCTGGCGATTGCCCTGCAGACGGACCCAAACCTGGATATGGTCATTGTCGGCGGCAGATCGCAGGACATTGCCAACTACCAGGAAAGGTGCCGGGAACTCGGGATTGCGGCCAGGGTGCACTTCACCGGACACCTGTCGGTGGCCATGCTGCACCCGCTGCTTCAGCAGGCTGACGCAGTGGTTTCACCTCGGATCAGCGGAGAGAACACACCCATGAAAATCTATTCCTACCTGGACTCGGGCCGTCCGATTTTGGCCACTGACCTGCTCACCCACACCCAGGTCCTTACCCCGGAAGTGGCCGAACTCGTCCACCCGGATGCACCGTCCATGGCTGCCGGGATGCTCCGCTTGTCCAGCGATGCAGAGCATCGGCAAAGACTGGCCCGCACGGCCAAGGAACTGGCCGCCTGCGACTACTCTCCGGTGGCCTTTGAACGGAATCTCAACGCGATTTACGACGACATTCTCGGGCGGCTGGAGGAGTCCGACCCGCCCAGTGCGTCGCCACGTCATCCTTTGACGAAACACACACCAACACCCTGA
- a CDS encoding bifunctional 2-polyprenyl-6-hydroxyphenol methylase/3-demethylubiquinol 3-O-methyltransferase UbiG, which produces MHEAPDIETASGDYAKRFAGPVGAWMLQVQESIVLELLTDAAKASILDVGGGHGQLAIPMCARGFSVTVHGSDPVCAERIQAQLHKGGCRFLTGNILEMPVEDRAYDIVLCFRLLTHCDEWQDLTRELCRLAKHRIIIDYPTSQSVNSIAPALFSAKKRLEGNTRTWRSFTHAEVEKAFVENGFTLSSLQKQFFLPMALHRALRFAPLSRVLEGVCRGLGLTKAYGSPVIAEFIRT; this is translated from the coding sequence ATGCACGAAGCTCCAGACATTGAAACCGCCTCCGGCGACTATGCCAAACGTTTTGCCGGGCCGGTGGGGGCCTGGATGCTTCAGGTTCAGGAATCCATTGTTCTGGAGTTGCTGACGGACGCCGCCAAGGCATCCATTCTGGACGTGGGAGGCGGGCATGGGCAACTGGCAATTCCCATGTGCGCCCGTGGATTCTCCGTCACGGTGCACGGCAGCGACCCTGTCTGCGCTGAGCGGATCCAGGCGCAACTCCATAAGGGCGGGTGCCGTTTTCTCACCGGAAACATTCTCGAGATGCCCGTGGAGGATCGCGCCTACGACATTGTGCTCTGCTTCCGCCTGCTGACCCATTGCGACGAGTGGCAGGATCTGACCCGGGAACTGTGCCGGCTCGCCAAACACCGGATCATCATCGACTACCCCACGTCCCAAAGCGTGAACTCCATTGCGCCGGCGTTGTTTTCCGCCAAAAAACGGCTGGAGGGCAACACACGCACCTGGCGTTCCTTCACCCACGCGGAAGTCGAGAAGGCTTTTGTTGAAAATGGTTTTACTCTGAGCAGCCTGCAAAAGCAGTTCTTCCTGCCCATGGCCCTGCACCGCGCCTTGCGCTTCGCCCCGTTGTCCAGAGTGTTGGAGGGCGTGTGCCGCGGCCTTGGCTTGACCAAAGCCTACGGCTCACCGGTCATCGCGGAATTTATACGGACCTGA
- a CDS encoding radical SAM protein, with product MKILFVYTDINVRGGARSYQFGIGSISAVLKQHGHETRLHYMFSDLKINDLLREIDEYKPDLLLFPAVSPQYPHVYKVLEALPASRPFTVLGAHHATLHPECLMDTPNLDAICIGEGEYPMLELADAFEKGAPIDNIQNLWIKKPDGTVIKNPTRPFIQDLNELPFPDRELFDMQAAIDSDFKTALFMFSRGCPYNCTFCSNHALRTKQEGKYVRFRSVEKCIEEIRDVTGKYDVRALYFNDDCFTASKQFVTEFCTAYKKEFNYPFDINARPETLNDDICTILKDAGCRRISIGIESGDETFRREVLNRKMDNDAIVRAFDSCRRAGIKTKSFNIVGFPRETPEMHQETVRLNARINPDSVIIGIFEPYPGTKLAQMCLDDGILGSVHTSGAFIGRTDTVLDMPQFPRDKIIKCFRTFAYNVYKGHSLKKALLLRIYYSRHGQFLARCLGPVKDKIRTMVMGV from the coding sequence ATGAAAATTCTTTTTGTCTACACCGACATCAATGTCCGCGGTGGCGCGCGCAGTTATCAGTTCGGCATCGGGAGCATCAGCGCGGTGCTCAAGCAGCACGGGCACGAGACGAGGCTGCACTACATGTTCAGCGACTTGAAGATCAATGACCTTCTTCGGGAAATCGACGAGTACAAGCCCGACCTCCTGCTTTTCCCCGCCGTTTCCCCGCAATATCCTCATGTTTATAAAGTCCTGGAGGCCCTGCCCGCGTCACGCCCGTTCACCGTCTTGGGAGCGCACCACGCCACGCTGCACCCGGAATGCCTGATGGACACTCCGAACCTGGATGCCATCTGCATCGGCGAGGGCGAGTATCCCATGCTGGAGTTGGCGGATGCCTTTGAAAAGGGGGCGCCCATTGACAATATTCAGAATCTCTGGATCAAAAAGCCCGATGGGACCGTGATTAAAAATCCCACGCGCCCGTTCATTCAGGATCTCAATGAGCTTCCCTTTCCCGATCGCGAACTGTTCGACATGCAGGCCGCCATTGACTCCGATTTCAAGACCGCCCTGTTCATGTTTTCCAGGGGATGTCCCTACAACTGCACCTTCTGCAGCAACCATGCGCTGCGGACCAAGCAAGAAGGCAAGTACGTCCGGTTTCGCAGCGTCGAAAAGTGTATCGAGGAAATTCGGGACGTCACCGGAAAGTATGACGTCCGCGCCCTGTACTTCAACGACGACTGCTTCACCGCCTCCAAGCAGTTCGTGACCGAATTCTGTACAGCGTACAAAAAAGAGTTCAACTACCCTTTTGACATCAACGCCCGCCCCGAAACCTTGAACGACGACATCTGCACGATCCTCAAGGACGCCGGGTGCCGCAGAATCAGTATCGGCATTGAAAGCGGGGATGAAACATTTCGCCGCGAAGTGCTGAACAGGAAGATGGACAACGACGCCATTGTCCGGGCCTTCGACTCCTGCCGCAGGGCCGGCATCAAGACAAAATCCTTCAATATTGTCGGCTTTCCCCGGGAAACTCCGGAAATGCACCAGGAAACTGTCCGACTGAATGCCAGGATCAATCCGGACAGCGTGATCATAGGCATTTTCGAGCCTTACCCAGGGACCAAACTTGCCCAGATGTGCCTCGACGACGGAATTCTCGGTTCCGTGCACACCTCCGGGGCCTTCATCGGCCGCACGGACACCGTCTTGGACATGCCCCAGTTCCCCCGCGATAAAATCATTAAATGCTTTCGGACATTCGCCTACAACGTCTACAAGGGGCACTCCCTGAAAAAGGCCCTGCTGCTGCGGATCTACTATTCCCGGCACGGCCAGTTTCTGGCCCGTTGCCTTGGACCGGTCAAGGATAAAATCAGAACAATGGTCATGGGAGTGTAG
- a CDS encoding discoidin domain-containing protein has protein sequence MKITERASRLFPARRSLLVVCLLVVLLAVGIRVAVVQISVGHLPVTTDESLVVLKAKRITEGELPLVAIAQPYQFPIESYAMAPFVNHVERSPLGARFVAVGLWSVTLILLICIARRLSNQLWAWPTLALILFPSAYLLMVQFGYAMPHYSPAMVLSLAAVLMAVSVPEQLMLRGLALVFGIGICAGLAFSNNMLALTMTLPAAFVALTRSGFRGMLAHIPVFTIGLGVGLIPYLASVHLLPGAHRAVAGTRSIAEALDRLWHPTLSFTLPRSFGFDMTTFPDTTHLLGFGAWFVPFMAIIFGLVLLAATILSAWRIGKQLGDRKWPIPQGLDIFVATSWLTLAIFALSAQPHAHSFRYILPILLIFPFLIGALYLAGGKWVRCFMGSLTVFLVAMNILATLVLLQKWKEPDFAAQVMGTPDLEPTLTFLREHDIGHCVASHWVAYRVNFLTDEQIICSQPVNERFPGWPIPYKQEVDAAKRVAFVLTDRIRFLTPSLFEQHLELADITASRQTFGDFIVYHDFLPKWHAFQEQRLDPALLQASALHSTENAHYLVDGVSGTRWVNRRSQENGEWVQVDFPEQKLLSRLYLDYTCYPHDRPRSLNILLHLETGWEKVASSVPDAFQPFKFSGSHPIYGSMLQAIHISPPEFTDAVRIEVADPNPARNWSICQIEFYTSDDPTPGSG, from the coding sequence ATGAAGATAACAGAACGTGCCTCCCGCCTCTTTCCAGCACGCCGGAGCTTGTTGGTGGTCTGCCTCCTGGTGGTATTGCTTGCTGTCGGGATACGTGTCGCCGTAGTCCAGATCAGCGTAGGCCATTTGCCCGTCACCACGGACGAATCCCTCGTGGTCCTCAAGGCCAAACGGATCACCGAAGGTGAACTGCCGCTGGTGGCCATAGCCCAGCCTTACCAGTTTCCCATCGAATCCTATGCCATGGCCCCGTTCGTGAACCATGTCGAGAGATCCCCGCTGGGCGCCCGCTTCGTAGCCGTCGGCCTTTGGTCCGTGACGCTCATCCTCCTGATTTGCATCGCTCGGCGTCTCTCCAACCAATTGTGGGCATGGCCCACGCTGGCTCTCATTCTTTTCCCCTCTGCATACCTGTTGATGGTTCAATTCGGCTACGCCATGCCTCATTACAGCCCGGCAATGGTCCTCAGCCTGGCCGCTGTGCTGATGGCCGTCAGCGTTCCGGAGCAACTCATGCTTCGCGGCCTTGCCCTGGTCTTCGGCATAGGCATCTGCGCCGGATTGGCCTTTTCCAACAACATGCTGGCCTTGACCATGACGCTGCCCGCGGCTTTCGTTGCCCTCACCCGATCCGGCTTCAGAGGTATGCTGGCGCATATTCCGGTTTTCACCATTGGTCTGGGTGTCGGCCTGATTCCCTACCTTGCAAGCGTGCATCTCCTACCCGGCGCCCATAGAGCCGTGGCCGGAACACGGAGCATCGCCGAAGCCTTGGACAGACTCTGGCACCCGACTCTGTCGTTCACCCTGCCTCGAAGCTTCGGTTTCGACATGACCACCTTTCCAGACACCACCCATCTGCTGGGGTTTGGCGCATGGTTCGTTCCGTTCATGGCGATCATCTTCGGCCTGGTGCTCTTGGCTGCCACCATCCTCAGTGCATGGCGGATTGGAAAGCAGCTTGGAGACCGGAAATGGCCAATTCCTCAGGGACTGGACATCTTCGTGGCCACGTCCTGGCTGACCCTGGCAATTTTTGCTCTCAGCGCTCAGCCACACGCCCACTCCTTTCGGTACATCCTGCCAATTCTTCTGATTTTTCCATTTTTGATCGGTGCACTGTACCTGGCGGGGGGGAAATGGGTACGCTGTTTTATGGGGAGCCTGACGGTCTTTCTCGTGGCCATGAACATCCTCGCCACGCTGGTTTTGCTCCAGAAATGGAAAGAACCTGATTTCGCAGCTCAGGTGATGGGCACACCAGATCTGGAGCCGACACTGACCTTTTTGCGGGAACACGACATCGGGCACTGTGTGGCCTCGCACTGGGTTGCCTACCGCGTAAATTTTCTGACCGACGAGCAGATCATTTGCAGCCAACCAGTGAACGAGCGGTTCCCGGGTTGGCCAATTCCCTACAAGCAAGAGGTGGATGCGGCAAAGCGCGTGGCCTTTGTTTTGACGGACCGAATTCGCTTTCTGACACCGAGTCTTTTCGAACAGCATCTGGAGCTCGCGGACATAACCGCGTCCAGACAAACATTTGGGGATTTCATCGTCTATCACGACTTTCTTCCGAAATGGCATGCCTTTCAGGAACAACGCCTTGATCCCGCTCTTTTACAGGCTTCAGCACTTCATTCCACGGAAAACGCACATTATTTGGTTGATGGAGTTTCCGGAACCCGATGGGTCAACAGACGTTCCCAGGAGAACGGAGAATGGGTCCAGGTCGATTTCCCTGAGCAGAAGCTCCTTTCCCGGCTCTATCTGGACTACACATGTTATCCTCACGACCGCCCGAGGTCACTCAACATCCTGCTTCATTTGGAAACCGGATGGGAAAAGGTCGCTTCTTCCGTTCCCGATGCTTTCCAGCCCTTTAAGTTTTCCGGAAGCCATCCCATATATGGTAGCATGCTCCAGGCGATCCACATTTCTCCCCCAGAATTCACGGATGCTGTCCGCATCGAAGTTGCAGACCCGAATCCAGCCCGAAATTGGAGTATCTGCCAGATTGAGTTCTATACATCCGACGATCCCACCCCAGGTTCCGGCTGA
- a CDS encoding glycerol-3-phosphate dehydrogenase/oxidase, with translation MKRDLERLNHEQFDVVVVGGGVYGLCTAWDAALRGLRVAVVEQDDFGAKTSAASLKLIHGGLRYLQHLDISRMRVSIQERRWMLRMAPHLVHPLEFIMPCFGHGIKGPEAMRAALLANDIISWDRNRDLPPRQQVPRGRVISRKECLERIPGLPAEGLTGGAVFYDAQMYNSERLTLSFALSAAQEGAALANYLEVTGFERKSGRIIAAKVKDRFTGDDLRVAGRFFINMTGPWTDITSKLLETPAPSRDVVRSKGIQLATTPLGPASAFAVEGRQTDESSVLRRGGRNYFITPWRGLSLIGTTDTIYRGNPGEFRITRQDVLEFLKEINTAYPPAKLSLHDVRYWFGGLRPVGEERSAPGTVAASHRYQIRDHQSDGVTNLISVVGVKYTICRHIAEKVVDQIAPRLNISSRPGRTRQTPLWGGGFEQLESLHALADDLALPPDAVRNMARNHGTSMRTILEIIRKQPELARLLPGSREIATAEIVHAVQHEMALTLSDVVLRRTDLGSRGHPGASALEECSMLVARERGWNETRRQNELAVVEDFFSLTDSPSVGSTEGLSNTG, from the coding sequence GTGAAACGCGACCTTGAACGGTTGAACCATGAACAGTTTGACGTGGTCGTTGTCGGTGGTGGGGTGTACGGCCTCTGCACGGCCTGGGACGCCGCGTTGCGCGGGCTTCGGGTAGCCGTCGTGGAACAGGACGACTTTGGAGCCAAAACGTCAGCCGCGTCATTGAAATTGATCCATGGTGGTCTGCGGTACCTTCAGCACCTGGACATCTCCCGGATGCGCGTCTCCATCCAGGAACGCCGCTGGATGCTGCGCATGGCCCCGCACCTGGTCCATCCCCTGGAATTCATCATGCCCTGCTTCGGCCATGGCATCAAAGGCCCCGAAGCCATGCGCGCGGCTCTCCTGGCCAATGATATCATTTCCTGGGATCGGAACCGGGATCTGCCGCCCCGGCAACAGGTCCCTCGTGGCCGCGTCATCTCCCGCAAGGAGTGCCTGGAACGCATCCCAGGCTTGCCAGCCGAGGGACTGACCGGCGGAGCAGTGTTTTATGATGCTCAGATGTACAATTCCGAACGACTGACCCTGTCCTTCGCCCTTTCCGCCGCGCAGGAGGGAGCAGCACTGGCCAACTATTTGGAGGTTACCGGATTTGAGCGAAAAAGCGGTCGGATCATTGCGGCAAAGGTCAAGGATCGCTTCACGGGCGATGATTTGCGTGTGGCCGGCAGATTCTTCATCAATATGACCGGCCCCTGGACGGACATCACCAGCAAGCTTCTGGAGACTCCCGCACCGTCAAGAGACGTTGTCCGTTCCAAGGGCATCCAGCTGGCAACCACTCCCTTGGGTCCTGCCTCAGCCTTTGCCGTGGAGGGTCGGCAGACGGACGAAAGCTCCGTACTTCGCCGAGGGGGACGCAATTATTTCATCACGCCCTGGCGCGGGCTCTCCTTGATCGGGACCACGGACACCATCTACCGTGGAAACCCAGGTGAATTTCGGATTACCAGGCAGGATGTCCTGGAATTCCTCAAGGAAATCAACACCGCCTACCCGCCGGCGAAACTCTCACTGCATGACGTCCGCTATTGGTTCGGCGGGCTCCGCCCTGTCGGCGAGGAACGTTCCGCACCGGGGACGGTTGCGGCATCGCATCGCTACCAGATTCGCGATCATCAGTCCGACGGTGTGACCAATTTGATCAGCGTCGTCGGCGTAAAATATACCATTTGCCGCCACATCGCCGAAAAAGTCGTGGACCAGATTGCACCCCGGCTGAACATCTCCTCTCGGCCCGGTCGGACCCGGCAAACCCCACTTTGGGGAGGAGGGTTCGAGCAGCTTGAATCCTTACATGCTCTGGCGGACGACCTTGCCCTTCCGCCCGATGCCGTCAGAAACATGGCCCGCAACCATGGAACATCCATGCGCACCATCCTGGAAATAATCCGGAAACAGCCGGAGCTCGCCCGCCTGCTTCCCGGTTCCAGGGAAATCGCGACCGCTGAAATCGTTCATGCCGTACAGCACGAAATGGCCCTGACCCTCTCCGACGTGGTTCTGCGCAGAACCGACCTCGGCTCCCGAGGACACCCCGGCGCCAGCGCGCTGGAGGAGTGCTCCATGCTTGTCGCCCGCGAACGGGGCTGGAACGAGACCCGACGACAGAACGAACTCGCCGTTGTGGAGGACTTTTTCAGCCTGACGGACAGCCCGTCTGTCGGCTCAACCGAGGGCCTATCGAACACCGGTTGA
- a CDS encoding GtrA family protein — MPVADSPRTAMLQLFRQFLTFTGVGAVGTLLHYLTLILAVSVFGLAPTTGTGIGATIGALTNYLLNRRITFRSSCRHCEALPKFLITAASSLGLNVVIVGLLTHVGLHYLLAQVFATGTVLVGNYLAARLWIFR, encoded by the coding sequence ATGCCAGTAGCCGACTCGCCCAGGACCGCCATGCTTCAGCTCTTCCGGCAGTTCCTCACCTTTACCGGTGTCGGCGCCGTCGGCACACTCCTGCATTATCTGACGCTGATCCTCGCGGTCTCCGTTTTTGGCCTGGCCCCAACGACCGGAACGGGCATCGGGGCGACGATCGGGGCGTTGACGAACTATCTTTTGAACCGCAGGATCACCTTTCGCAGCTCATGTCGACATTGCGAGGCACTGCCGAAATTTCTGATCACCGCGGCATCCTCCCTGGGACTGAACGTCGTCATTGTCGGTCTGTTGACGCATGTCGGGCTGCATTACCTTCTGGCACAGGTCTTCGCTACCGGCACGGTACTTGTCGGCAATTATCTGGCTGCTCGACTCTGGATTTTCCGCTGA
- a CDS encoding NAD(P)-dependent oxidoreductase encodes MQPNELLAQTPVLVTGASGFTGSLLVRKLVQAGAQVRAIARASSRIEHLEDLPITWFRGDVFDPTTITQACEGVGYVIHVAAAYRQAKVSDDFYRRVHVDSTQLLARAVAGQANFRRFVHVSTVGVHGHIARPPADESYPFDPEDMYQKTKADAELWIREYAGQSGLPLAVVRPCAIYGPGDTRLLKLFKLALGPVYPLLGKGRSLYHLVHVEDLTEIMIQAAVHPAALGEVFIAGNPQAVTLEQMGRIVADTFGKKLRVVRLPAWPFFALAAVCETVCKPLGIEPPLYKRRVAFYTKDRSFDTRKLQDVLEYRVKWSEEAGLAETARWYREHGLLR; translated from the coding sequence ATGCAACCTAACGAACTTCTTGCCCAGACTCCGGTGCTGGTCACCGGAGCGTCCGGTTTTACCGGCAGCCTGCTGGTCAGAAAACTGGTTCAGGCCGGTGCGCAGGTACGGGCCATCGCCCGGGCTTCCTCCCGGATTGAGCACCTGGAGGATTTGCCCATCACCTGGTTTCGCGGGGATGTCTTTGACCCGACCACGATTACCCAGGCATGCGAGGGGGTCGGTTACGTTATCCACGTGGCCGCGGCCTACAGGCAAGCCAAGGTTTCGGATGACTTCTATCGCCGGGTGCATGTGGACAGCACGCAACTGCTGGCTCGAGCCGTGGCCGGTCAAGCGAACTTTCGGCGGTTCGTCCATGTCTCCACGGTCGGTGTGCACGGCCATATCGCCCGCCCGCCAGCGGATGAGTCCTATCCCTTCGATCCCGAGGACATGTATCAGAAAACCAAAGCGGACGCGGAACTCTGGATCCGGGAGTATGCCGGCCAAAGCGGTCTGCCTCTGGCGGTCGTTCGCCCGTGCGCCATCTATGGGCCCGGGGACACGCGGCTGCTGAAGCTGTTCAAGCTGGCTCTCGGCCCCGTCTATCCGCTGCTGGGAAAGGGGAGAAGTCTCTACCACCTGGTCCACGTCGAGGATCTCACCGAGATCATGATCCAGGCCGCGGTCCATCCGGCGGCCTTGGGGGAGGTTTTCATCGCCGGCAACCCCCAGGCCGTTACCTTGGAGCAGATGGGCCGCATCGTGGCCGATACCTTCGGAAAAAAACTGCGTGTGGTTCGCCTTCCGGCTTGGCCGTTTTTCGCTCTGGCCGCGGTTTGCGAGACGGTCTGCAAGCCTTTGGGCATTGAGCCGCCTCTCTACAAGCGGCGGGTGGCCTTCTACACCAAGGACCGCTCCTTCGACACCCGCAAATTGCAAGATGTCCTGGAATACCGGGTTAAGTGGTCCGAGGAGGCGGGGTTGGCCGAAACCGCCCGGTGGTACCGGGAGCACGGCTTGTTGCGCTAA
- a CDS encoding glycosyltransferase, with product MKPRLAILVPLYNDWPSFIQLASAIDNLVPSWGAEVTLYVVDDGSTTELVTDHLPQLRHLTSIERITLAANLGHQRAIAVGLCELAQSKSFDAVIIADSDGQDRPEHMLELFAAHSRHPEALVAAQRSKRSENFIFRLSYTAYKYLFKLLTGKSIDFGNFCLVPQSHLQRLTHMPEVWNHLAAATVRSRLPIIRVATPRGERYAGRSSMNILNLIVHGLSAISVFTDILFVRLLILSGCIAGVALVASLVATIIRFTTQLPIIGLPTLIVGFSGVLLFQSATFAVIAALMMLSTRSSFPFVPAHHAARFIAKKDRITQRFDLSSMQD from the coding sequence GTGAAACCACGACTCGCCATCCTTGTACCGCTCTACAACGATTGGCCCTCCTTCATCCAGCTGGCGAGCGCCATTGACAACCTTGTTCCGTCATGGGGTGCCGAGGTAACGCTCTACGTTGTGGATGACGGGTCCACCACTGAATTGGTCACGGACCATCTGCCCCAGTTGCGCCACCTGACAAGCATTGAACGTATCACGCTTGCCGCTAATCTGGGTCACCAGCGGGCCATTGCGGTGGGACTCTGCGAGCTGGCGCAATCCAAGTCGTTCGATGCCGTCATCATTGCGGACTCCGACGGTCAGGACCGTCCCGAGCACATGCTGGAACTCTTCGCCGCCCATAGCCGACACCCCGAGGCACTTGTTGCGGCCCAACGATCAAAGCGTTCCGAAAATTTCATTTTCAGGCTTTCGTATACGGCCTACAAATACCTGTTCAAATTACTGACCGGTAAGTCCATCGACTTCGGTAACTTTTGTCTCGTCCCGCAGAGCCATTTGCAACGCCTAACCCATATGCCTGAAGTCTGGAATCATCTTGCCGCGGCTACGGTTCGTTCCCGCTTACCGATCATCCGGGTGGCAACGCCCCGCGGCGAACGCTATGCAGGCAGGTCCTCCATGAACATTCTCAACCTGATCGTCCATGGGCTCAGCGCCATCTCTGTCTTTACGGATATTCTTTTCGTGCGACTTCTGATCTTGTCCGGATGCATCGCCGGAGTCGCGCTTGTGGCGTCCTTGGTGGCCACGATCATCCGCTTTACCACCCAGCTTCCGATCATCGGCTTGCCAACGCTCATTGTCGGCTTTTCCGGCGTCCTGTTGTTCCAAAGCGCGACATTCGCCGTCATCGCTGCCTTGATGATGCTTTCTACACGATCGTCGTTCCCTTTCGTCCCCGCGCACCACGCCGCTCGATTCATCGCCAAGAAGGATCGGATCACCCAACGTTTTGACCTCTCATCCATGCAAGACTGA
- a CDS encoding DapH/DapD/GlmU-related protein encodes MKPDFHEQVSPGRTCNTHLVRVQKDLSGSSKVKKYQELIVGRPGLYALFKYELINLLCQGLPGVLGLVLRRALYPGLLKKCGKNVVFGRNVVLRSPSHIEIGDNVIIDDNCLIDAKGFGDSGIVIGCGSFVGRNSILSCKNGRIHLGKNVNIGFNCEIYSGSLVSLEDDCMMAAYSYLIGGDHDAGDVQEAVNKQGGTSYGILMQQGSWVGAGVKVLDGITIGQHAIVGAGAVVTRNVDAYMVAAGIPAKAIKKRCTDQGAPAGEPDIQEVA; translated from the coding sequence ATGAAACCGGATTTTCACGAGCAAGTCAGCCCTGGTCGAACCTGCAATACGCACCTGGTTCGCGTGCAAAAGGACCTGTCCGGCAGCTCCAAGGTCAAGAAGTACCAGGAGTTGATTGTCGGACGTCCCGGTCTGTACGCCTTGTTCAAGTACGAGCTGATCAACCTGCTCTGTCAGGGTCTGCCTGGAGTCCTCGGCCTTGTGCTCCGTCGCGCGCTGTATCCCGGACTGCTCAAAAAGTGCGGCAAGAACGTCGTCTTTGGCCGCAACGTGGTCCTGCGCTCCCCAAGCCATATCGAAATCGGCGACAATGTAATCATCGACGACAACTGCCTGATCGACGCCAAAGGATTCGGCGATTCCGGCATCGTGATCGGCTGCGGCAGCTTCGTCGGACGCAATTCCATCCTCAGCTGCAAGAACGGCCGGATCCACCTGGGGAAAAACGTCAACATCGGCTTTAATTGTGAAATCTACTCAGGGAGCCTGGTCAGCCTGGAGGATGACTGCATGATGGCCGCCTACAGCTACCTGATCGGCGGAGACCATGACGCCGGGGACGTCCAGGAAGCCGTAAACAAACAAGGGGGAACGTCCTATGGCATCCTCATGCAGCAAGGCAGCTGGGTCGGGGCCGGGGTCAAGGTTCTTGACGGCATCACCATCGGCCAGCATGCCATCGTAGGCGCCGGAGCGGTAGTCACCCGCAACGTCGACGCCTACATGGTCGCCGCGGGCATACCGGCCAAGGCGATCAAGAAACGCTGCACGGACCAGGGCGCGCCAGCTGGTGAACCGGATATCCAGGAAGTCGCATGA